One stretch of Vulpes lagopus strain Blue_001 chromosome 12, ASM1834538v1, whole genome shotgun sequence DNA includes these proteins:
- the WBP2 gene encoding WW domain-binding protein 2, producing MALNKNHSEGGGVIVNNTESILMSYDHVELTFNDMKNVPEAFKGTKKGTVYLTPYRVIFLSKGKDAMQSFMMPFYLMKDCEIKQPVFGANYIKGTVKAEAGGGWEGAASYKLTFTAGGAIEFGQRMLQVASQASRGEAPNGAYGYSYTPSGAYVFPPPVANGMYPCPPGYPYPPPPPEFYPGPPMMDGAMGYVQPPPPPYPGPMEPPVSGPDVPSTPAAEAKAAEAAASAYYNPGNPHNVYMPTNQPPPPPYYPPEDKKTQ from the exons ATGGCGCTCAACAAGAACCACTCGGAGGGCGGCGGAGTGATCGTCAACAACACCGAGAG CATCCTGATGTCCTATGACCATGTGGAACTTACATTCAATGACATGAAGAACGTGCCTGAGGCCTTCAAAGGGACCAAGAAAGGCACCGTCTACCTTACTCCTTACCGG GTTATCTTTCTGTCCAAAGGAAAGGATGCCATGCAGTCCTTCATGATGCCATTTTATCTGATGAAGGACTGTGAGATCAAGCAGCCTGTGTTTGGTGCAAACTACATCAAGGGAACAGTGAAAGCTGAAGCAGGAG GTGGCTGGGAAGGCGCTGCGTCATACAAGTTGACCTTTACGGCAGGGGGCGCCATCGAGTTTGGACAGCGGATGCTACAGGTGGCATCTCAAG CCTCCCGAGGTGAAGCCCCCAATGGAGCCTATGGGTATTCTTACACGCCCAGCGGGGCCTATGTCTTTCCCCCGCCAGTCGCCAATGGAATGTACCCCTGCCCTCCTGGCTACCCCTATCCACCGCCCCCACCTG AGTTCTATCCAGGACCTCCCATGATGGATGGGGCCATGGGATATGTGCAGCCTCCACCGCCGCCCTACCCTGGGCCCATGGAGCCTCCGGTCAGCGGCCCTGATGTCCCCTCCACTCCAGCAG CTGAAGCCAAGGCTGCAGAAGCGGCTGCCAGCGCCTATTACAACCCGGGCAACCCACACAATGTCTACATGCCCACG aacCAGCCTCCACCACCTCCCTACTACCCCCCAGAAGATAAGAAGACGCAGTAG